The following are from one region of the Vitis riparia cultivar Riparia Gloire de Montpellier isolate 1030 chromosome 9, EGFV_Vit.rip_1.0, whole genome shotgun sequence genome:
- the LOC117921433 gene encoding RNA pseudouridine synthase 3, mitochondrial codes for MWKNVLRECQGLFLVVRHYSRIAPPRPASAAPVIRVSNNVAQLGSPKEGPKPRQLLSLPPFPAHPLPGKSLVNVSGLPTHVTAISWIKYYFDEIPGSVVQSHFNKGLVHMERSNLDDSSLEKEGQIKPLRKIKPNEVMEAGTRIYVPVSVAEARISKRFDTIPSGTLHPNADEIEYLQRLVTYKDPAILVLNKPPKVPLKGNLPVHNSMDALAAAALTFDYEEGPKLVHRLDRESSGLLLMGRTKESVAHLHWLFSDINKAKSPSKAWDNACEATCQRYWALVIGSPKQKEGVIHAPLSKVLLDDGKTERVILANQSGLEASQEAITEYRVMGPMINGCSWIELCPRTSRKHQLRVHCAEALGTPIVGDYKYGWFVHRRWKQMPRVDLEPTTGKPYKMRRPEGLDVQKGSVLSKVPLLHLHCRELILPNIAKFRPILDLKPENQNQYPKLSSKPDILRFVASMPNHMKISWNLMSSYLV; via the exons ATGTGGAAGAATGTGCTTCGTGAATGCCAAGGCTTGTTTCTTGTGGTGAGGCACTACTCCAGGATTGCTCCTCCACGCCCTGCCTCAGCTGCACCAGTCATCCGGGTGTCCAACAATGTAGCCCAGTTGGGATCCCCCAAAGAGGGTCCAAAGCCTCGACAGCTACTGTCATTGCCCCCATTCCCTGCTCATCCTTTGCCTGGAAAGAGCTTGGTTAATGTGTCTGGGCTGCCCACTCATGTCACTGCTATCAGTTGGATCAAGTATTACTTTGACGAAATCCCTGGCTCTGTGGTTCAGTCTCATTTCAACAAGGGCCTC GTGCATATGGAACGTTCAAACTTGGATGATTCATCTCTAGAAAAAGAAGGACAAATAAAGCCCCTGAGAAAG ATTAAGCCTAATGAGGTAATGGAGGCGGGCACAAGAATTTATGTACCAGTATCAGTTGCTGAGGCAAGGATTTCCAAGAGATTTGACACTATCCCAAGTGGAACTCTACATCCAAACGCTGATGAGATAGAGTATTTGCAAAGGCTTGTCACGTACAAG GACCCTGCTATACTTGTGCTAAATAAGCCTCCCAAAGTGCCACTCAAG GGGAACCTTCCAGTTCATAACAGTATGGATGCCTTGGCAGCTGCAGCATTGACTTTTGACTATGAGGAAGGTCCTAAGTTG GTGCATCGTCTTGATAGAGAAAGCAGTGGTCTTTTATTAATGGGGAGAACGAAGGAGAGTGTGGCTCATCTTCATTGGTTGTTCAGTGACATAAATAAAGCAAAATCCCCATCTAAG GCTTGGGACAATGCATGTGAAGCAACATGTCAAAGGTATTGGGCATTGGTCATAGGCTCTCCCAAGCAAAAGGAAGGTGTAATCCATGCCCCTCTTTCAAAG GTGCTTCTTGATGATGGGAAGACTGAAAGGGTCATTTTGGCTAATCAGTCAGGTTTAGAAGCTTCCCAAGAGGCTATAACTGAATATCGTGTTATGGGTCCAATGATAAATGGTTGCTCATGGATTGAACTGTGTCCACGCACTAGTCGGAAGCATCAG CTCCGAGTCCATTGTGCTGAAGCTCTTGGCACGCCAATCGTGGGTGACTACAAATACGGGTGGTTTGTTCACCGGAGATGGAAGCAAATGCCCAGAGTCGACCTTGAGCCAACAACCGGGAAACCCTACAAGATGCGCAGGCCGGAAGGCTTGGATGTTCAAAAGGGAAGCGTGTTATCAAAGGTCCCCCTGCTGCATCTGCATTGCAGAGAGCTTATACTTCCCAACATCGCGAAGTTCCGCCCCATTTTGGATCTGAAACCCGAAAACCAAAACCAGTATCCCAAGCTCAGCTCGAAGCCAGATATTCTTCGGTTTGTTGCATCAATGCCGAACCACATGAAAATTAGTTGGAATCTCATGTCCTCCTATCTGGTATGA
- the LOC117922106 gene encoding probable mitochondrial adenine nucleotide transporter BTL1 isoform X1, with product MIQKRTSQKKSYGVFGDVYGVMMVPKELEIEKDASIDQFRFQLPDLKQAFQDFVRTREVGEFISGALAGAMTKAVLAPLETIRTRMVVGIGSKNISGSFIEVIEQQGWQGLWAGNTINMLRIIPTQAIEFATFECVKRTMTEAQEKWSTKECPKLQIGPVSLNLSISWISPIAVAGAAAGIVSTLACHPLEVLKDRLTVSPDIYPSISVAVSKIHNDGGIGAFYAGISPTLIGMLPYSTCYYFMYETMKKSYCTAKNKTSLNRPEMLLIGALSGFTASTISFPLEVARKRLMVGALQGKCPPHMAAALSEVIREQGIMGLYRGWGASCLKVMPSSGITWMFYEAWKDILLAERRHL from the exons ATGATCCAAAAACGCACGTCCCAG AAGAAGAGCTACGGCGTTTTTGGCGACGTGTACGGGGTGATGATGGTCCCCAAAGAGCTCGAGATCGAAAAGGATGCTTCCATTGATCAGTTTCGTTTTCAGCTTCCCGATCTCAAGCAAGCTTTCCAA GATTTTGTGAGGACCCGAGAAGTTGGGGAATTTATAAGCGGGGCTTTAGCAGGGGCCATGACCAAAGCCGTTCTTGCTCCTCTTGAGACCATCAG GACAAGAATGGTGGTGGGCATTGGGTCGAAAAACATTTCGGGTAGTTTCATAGAGGTCATTGAGCAGCAGGGTTGGCAAGGGCTGTGGGCCGGGAACACAATTAACATGCTGCGCATAATCCCTACACAGGCGATAGAGTTTGCAACATTTGAGTGTGTCAAGCGAACGATGACAGAAGCCCAGGAGAAATGGAGCACAAAGGAATGCCCTAAGTTGCAGATTGGTCCTGTCAGTCTTAACTTATCTATCTCATGGATCTCCCCCATTGCCGTGGCGGGTGCAGCTGCTGGAATTGTTAGCACGCTTGCTTGCCACCCTCTTGAAGTTTTGAAG GATCGGTTGACTGTTAGTCCAGACATTTACCCTAGTATAAGTGTTGCAGTGAGCAAGATTCACAATGATGGTGGGATCGGAGCATTCTATGCCGGCATTTCACCTACACTGATTGGCATGCTCCCATACAGCACATGCTACTATTTCAtgtatgaaacaatgaagaaatcGTACTGCACAGCAAAGAATAAAACATCTCTCAACCGTCCCGAGATGCTCTTGATTGGAGCTCTCTCAG GTTTTACGGCAAGCACAATCAGCTTCCCATTGGAGGTGGCAAGGAAGCGGCTGATGGTTGGAGCTCTACAGGGCAAGTGTCCACCCCACATGGCGGCAGCACTGTCAGAAGTTATTCGGGAGCAGGGAATCATGGGTCTCTACAGAGGGTGGGGTGCAAGCTGTTTGAAAGTCATGCCCTCCTCTGGCATCACCTGGATGTTTTATGAGGCTTGGAAAGATATATTACTTGCAGAGAGACGACATCTATAA
- the LOC117922106 gene encoding probable mitochondrial adenine nucleotide transporter BTL1 isoform X2 — protein MALESESQKKSYGVFGDVYGVMMVPKELEIEKDASIDQFRFQLPDLKQAFQDFVRTREVGEFISGALAGAMTKAVLAPLETIRTRMVVGIGSKNISGSFIEVIEQQGWQGLWAGNTINMLRIIPTQAIEFATFECVKRTMTEAQEKWSTKECPKLQIGPVSLNLSISWISPIAVAGAAAGIVSTLACHPLEVLKDRLTVSPDIYPSISVAVSKIHNDGGIGAFYAGISPTLIGMLPYSTCYYFMYETMKKSYCTAKNKTSLNRPEMLLIGALSGFTASTISFPLEVARKRLMVGALQGKCPPHMAAALSEVIREQGIMGLYRGWGASCLKVMPSSGITWMFYEAWKDILLAERRHL, from the exons ATGGCGTTGGAATCGGAATCGCAGAAGAAGAGCTACGGCGTTTTTGGCGACGTGTACGGGGTGATGATGGTCCCCAAAGAGCTCGAGATCGAAAAGGATGCTTCCATTGATCAGTTTCGTTTTCAGCTTCCCGATCTCAAGCAAGCTTTCCAA GATTTTGTGAGGACCCGAGAAGTTGGGGAATTTATAAGCGGGGCTTTAGCAGGGGCCATGACCAAAGCCGTTCTTGCTCCTCTTGAGACCATCAG GACAAGAATGGTGGTGGGCATTGGGTCGAAAAACATTTCGGGTAGTTTCATAGAGGTCATTGAGCAGCAGGGTTGGCAAGGGCTGTGGGCCGGGAACACAATTAACATGCTGCGCATAATCCCTACACAGGCGATAGAGTTTGCAACATTTGAGTGTGTCAAGCGAACGATGACAGAAGCCCAGGAGAAATGGAGCACAAAGGAATGCCCTAAGTTGCAGATTGGTCCTGTCAGTCTTAACTTATCTATCTCATGGATCTCCCCCATTGCCGTGGCGGGTGCAGCTGCTGGAATTGTTAGCACGCTTGCTTGCCACCCTCTTGAAGTTTTGAAG GATCGGTTGACTGTTAGTCCAGACATTTACCCTAGTATAAGTGTTGCAGTGAGCAAGATTCACAATGATGGTGGGATCGGAGCATTCTATGCCGGCATTTCACCTACACTGATTGGCATGCTCCCATACAGCACATGCTACTATTTCAtgtatgaaacaatgaagaaatcGTACTGCACAGCAAAGAATAAAACATCTCTCAACCGTCCCGAGATGCTCTTGATTGGAGCTCTCTCAG GTTTTACGGCAAGCACAATCAGCTTCCCATTGGAGGTGGCAAGGAAGCGGCTGATGGTTGGAGCTCTACAGGGCAAGTGTCCACCCCACATGGCGGCAGCACTGTCAGAAGTTATTCGGGAGCAGGGAATCATGGGTCTCTACAGAGGGTGGGGTGCAAGCTGTTTGAAAGTCATGCCCTCCTCTGGCATCACCTGGATGTTTTATGAGGCTTGGAAAGATATATTACTTGCAGAGAGACGACATCTATAA